GGATAGAAAAACCAATAGTAGAGAGGGCTTTGTTTTCCAAGGTATATCCCTCACACTGTCATACTCAGGCCTCTGTTAGCCCTTTGCTCCatgggtaatttttttctttcttcatttcccatCATATCACTAGTTTTGAGAGTTACATTGACATATCACTTATTCAATACCCCAGGAGACATGAGTGTAAATAttagttggtgcaaaagtaattgcagtttttgccgtcaaaagtaatggcaaaactgcaattacttttgcaccaacctcataaatatatgaatgaataaatggcttATCTCCCTACCTTAATGATTTCTAGTCCCAAGAATTCCTTGACACTTTCTTGTGAATTTGCTGAAAGAATTGAATTTTCATTCCACTCCTTCTGAAAATAGCTCCACTTCCTCTGCCATTTTTCTTCAATAGTATCTTACATAGTTTGGCCCAACTCTTGGCAGGTAGAAATTGAGGTGTAGATATTAATGAGGAGAAACTTGGTaaaagtggagaaaagaaaaagaactagtCTTGATCCTTCCAGTTTCTAACTCCAGTCCTGATTACATTAGATTCATGGCTCAGAGTGTAATTTAATTTATCTTCAGTCTGATTCTTCCCTCTTTACTTGTAACTCTCCACAGAGAAATACTGTTAGCTCAATGACCTGGGAAAATCACTCAGTGTTGATGGAATTTGTGTTCCTGGCCTATCCTTCCTGCCCAGAACTGCGTATTCTGTCCTTCATTGGGGTCAGCCTTGTTTATGGATTGATCATCACTGGGAACATCCTCGTTGTAGTGTCTATTCACACAGAAGCCCGTCTATGCACACCCATGTACTATTTCCTGGGCAGCCTTTCTGGGATTGAAATATGCTACACTGCAGTGGTGGTGCCCCATATCCTGGCCAACACCCTACAGTCAGAGAAGACCATCACCCTCCTGGGCTGTGCCACCCAGATGACTTTCTTCATTGCACTGGGCAGTGCTGATTGCTTCCTCTTGGCTGTCATGGCCTATGACCGCTATGTGGCCATTTGCCACCCCTTACAGTACCCTCTCCTCATGACATTGACTCTTTGTGTCCACTTGGTTGTGGCATCAGTTGTCAGTGGTCTGTTCTTGTCCTTACAACTGGTAGCCTTCATCTTCTCTCTGCCATTCTGCCAGACTCGGGACATTGAGCACTTCTTTTGTGATGTGCCACCAGTCATGCATCTTGTTTGTGCTCAGAGTCATATTCATGAGCAGTCAGTGCTGGTGGCAGCCATACTAGCCATTGCTGTGCCTTTCTTCCTCATCACCACCTCCTACACCTTCATAGTGGCTGCTGTGCTCAAGATCCGCTCGGCTGCTGGCCGCCACCGGGCCTTCTCCACCTGCTCTTCCCACCTCACTGTGGTGCTGCTACAGTATGGCTGTTGTGCCTTCATGTACCTGCGCCCCAGCTCCAGCTACCACCCCAAGCAAGATCAGTTCATCTCACTGGTGTACACATTGGGAACCCCACTGCTCAACCCACTCATCTATGCCCTGAGGAACAGTGAGATGAAAGGGGCCATAGGGAGAGTTCTTACCAGGAACTGCCTTTCCCAGAACAGCTAGGAAAGATGAGGAGACAACCTATCAGGCAAGTAGTTGGTTCTAGCCCACCAAATCTCTATGAAACTGAAATTTCTATTATTTGGTGTTAAAACTCATCTAAAAGATGGTATAAATTATATGGATATTGTTTAAGTGTgccaaagatttttaaatgtttctacaATTTGACTCAGTAATTTCTCTTCTCAAAAATGAGCATAAAGTGATATAAAGTGGCAAGTATAATACTTTGTCCAGTTACCAACTGCGAAGAGATAGCTCCCTCAATAGattttaactaaaatatatttttaaaagattatctgTAGTGATTATGGGTAAGGAAACCAATAAAATGTGGAATGGAACTAACATGCTAGCATCTCAGCCCTAGACTTAAAAGGTGTGCCATAGAAGAAGGATGCAACATTATCAGAGTCCAGTGACAGCTAG
This portion of the Macaca mulatta isolate MMU2019108-1 chromosome 14, T2T-MMU8v2.0, whole genome shotgun sequence genome encodes:
- the OR10W1 gene encoding olfactory receptor 10W1, with translation MTWENHSVLMEFVFLAYPSCPELRILSFIGVSLVYGLIITGNILVVVSIHTEARLCTPMYYFLGSLSGIEICYTAVVVPHILANTLQSEKTITLLGCATQMTFFIALGSADCFLLAVMAYDRYVAICHPLQYPLLMTLTLCVHLVVASVVSGLFLSLQLVAFIFSLPFCQTRDIEHFFCDVPPVMHLVCAQSHIHEQSVLVAAILAIAVPFFLITTSYTFIVAAVLKIRSAAGRHRAFSTCSSHLTVVLLQYGCCAFMYLRPSSSYHPKQDQFISLVYTLGTPLLNPLIYALRNSEMKGAIGRVLTRNCLSQNS